One Panicum virgatum strain AP13 chromosome 9K, P.virgatum_v5, whole genome shotgun sequence genomic region harbors:
- the LOC120647720 gene encoding glutathione S-transferase T3-like translates to MMPPMPNAPPKPKIRTTGLAKAARKKPGPKKKKPSTLVASASTPTRNSSSSLSMAAPNRGTEEDTHDATNVFDGMSASAQSFSNMMDDSVEVENISLFQPLPSADEEHGEDDTLISPTRKRGQRAANYSSDEDVALIRAWESVSLDAIAGVDQSSSTFWSRISEHFHGNGNTTTTRTIGSLQHRWSTIQECCNKWKSCLAQVARQHPSGVPLQEQANLAQERYKAMDQQKHRPFTMQHCWTLLQNNQKWIDREFECPPKRPRSNCSSSADIEAHEEDEGIDEMSKRPAGRKKEKERSKKDAGGYKEAIQKMTESKERLAVDKDSRWMEIKAIEERKVAIEERKAAAEERKAANEEERLRLKGEKARAQAAAEERKAAAKKKEEDEKIMFMDTSALDDTQRAYVEAKRAKILAEIVGGSGGC, encoded by the exons ATGATGCCCCCAATGCCGAACGCCCCACCGAAGCCCAAGATCCGTACCACCGGCTTGGCAAAGGCAGCAAGGaagaagccgggcccgaagaagaagaagccttCAACTCTGGTGGCCTCTGCTTCAACGCCGACAAGAAATTCTTCATCGTCGTTAAGCATGGCAGCTCCCAATCGTGGCACCGAGGAAGACACCCATGATGCCACCAATGTGTTTGATGGAATGTCTGCAAG TGCCCAATCTTTTTCCAATATGATGGATGACAGTGTTGAAGTAGAAAATATCTCTCTCTTCCAACCATTGCCAAGTGCTGATGAGGAGCATGGTGAAGACGACACTTTGATCAGTCCAACAAGGAAAAGAGGACAAAGGGCTGCCAATTATTCATCAGACGAAGATGTTGCCTTGATCAGGGCATGGGAGTCCGTGTCCCTTGATGCCATTGCAGGAGTTGATCAAAGTAGTAGCACCTTTTGGAGCCGCATCTCAGAGCACTTTCACGGTAATGGCAATACAACAACGACTAGAACAATCGGCTCGCTCCAGCATCGTTGGTCTACAATCCAAGAATGTTGTAACAAATGGAAGTCATGTCTTGCTCAAGTTGCACGCCAACATCCAAGTGGAGtcccacttcaagaacaa GCCAACCTCGCCCAGGAGAGGTACAAGGCCATGGATCAGCAGAAGCATAGGCCTTTTACCATGCAACATTGCTGGACATTGCTGCAAAACAATCAGAAGTGGATAGATAGGGAGTTTGAATGCCCACCAAAGAGGCCAAGGTCCAACTGTTCATCTTCAGCAGATATTGAAGCCCATGAGGAGGATGAAGGAATTGACGAAATGAGCAAGAGGCCtgcagggaggaagaaggagaaagagaggTCGAAGAAAGATGCCGGTGGCTACAAGGAGGCGATACAAAAGATGACTGAATCAAAGGAGAGGCTTGCGGTTGACAAGGACTCAAGGTGGATGGAAATCAAGGCCATTGAGGAGCGCAAAGTTGCAATTGAAGAGCGCAAAGCAGCTGCGGAAGAGCGCAAGGCAGCAAATGAGGAAGAAAGACTAAGGCTCAAGGGTGAGAAGGCACGGGCTCAAGCAGCTGCGGAAGAGCGCAAAGCAGCTgcaaagaagaaggaggaggacgaAAAAATCATGTTCATGGACACGAGTGCTCTCGATGACACACAGAGGGCATATGTGGAGGCCAAGCGTGCTAAAATTCTAGCTGAAATAGTAGGAGGCAGTGGAGGATGCTAG